The Styela clava chromosome 13, kaStyClav1.hap1.2, whole genome shotgun sequence genome has a window encoding:
- the LOC120333326 gene encoding mitochondrial thiamine pyrophosphate carrier-like has translation MVLGYDPDTITKSTFIHHIASGTLGGAVTRALISPFDVVKIRFQLQSEAGKARRYRGLFQATRVIFKEEGVTAFWKGHIPAQWLSMVYGGVQFCAFEFFTTIVHQILPHSRQETVKNMTTHGVCGALSAIVATIVAQPLDVLRTRFAAQTEPKMFTSATRAAFFMVRQEGYFSLYRGLIPSLVQIVPFSAMQFGSRSFFEAVWIRHGLKPGNFSEFICGGCAGLLAKTFVYPLDVVKKRLQIQGFAAPTVSQIRHYRSFFHCFSAIWRHEGFLAFFKGFKAAALKSSLTSGLVFATYRFFREQFEPEKTDSGG, from the exons ATGGTACTTGGTTATGACCCAGATACGATAACAAAATCGACGTTCATTCATCATATTGCTTCTGGAACACTAGGTGGTGCTGTCACACGGGCACTCATCTCTCCTTTTGATGTCGTGAAAATCAGATTCCag CTCCAATCTGAGGCGGGCAAGGCAAGAAGATACCGCGGACTCTTTCAAGCAACGAGAGTTATATTCAAAGAAGAAGGGGTGACTGCATTCTGGAAAGGCCACATACCGGCTCAATGGCTGTCTATGGTGTATGGAGGTGTCCAG TTTTGTGCGTTTGAATTCTTCACAACGATTGTACATCAGATCTTACCCCACTCTCGCCAAGAGACTGTGAAAAATATGACGACTCACGGAGTGTGTGGTGCGTTATCTGCGATCGTAGCGACTATTGTAGCGCAACCACTGGATGTTTTACGTACAAGATTTGCCGCTCAAACTGAACCGAAG ATGTTTACATCAGCGACCAGAGCGGCATTTTTCATGGTTCGACAGGAAGGATATTTCTCTTTATATCGTGGTTTGATTCCGTCTCTAGTTCAAATAGTTCCATTCTCAGCTATGCAATTTGGTAGTCGTTCGTTTTTTGAAGCAGTTTGGATTCGCCACGGTTTGAAACCAG GGAATTTCAGTGAATTTATATGTGGAGGGTGCGCTGGTTTACTTGCCAAGACATTTGTTTATCCATTAGATGTTGTAAAGAAAAGATTACAG ATCCAGGGCTTTGCGGCTCCAACAGTCAGTCAGATTCGTCACTATCGAAGCTTTTTCCACTGTTTCAGTGCAATATGGAGACACGAAGGCTTTTTAGCTTTTTTCAAAGGATTCAAGGCGGCTGCTTTGAAATCATCTCTAACGTCGGGACTTGTTTTTGCCACTTATAGGTTTTTTAGGGAACAATTTGAACCAGAAAAAACTGATAGTGGTGGATGA